A single genomic interval of Nitrospirota bacterium harbors:
- a CDS encoding IS630 family transposase, translated as ASRPNRFVYVHTPKHGSWLNLVETLFSKMSRTFLRHIRVQSWEELKQRILKGVEEINTNPVVHRWRNFDFETAK; from the coding sequence GGCCTCCCGGCCCAACCGGTTTGTCTATGTCCACACCCCCAAGCACGGGTCGTGGCTCAACCTCGTGGAAACCCTGTTTTCCAAGATGAGCCGAACTTTTCTCAGACATATTCGGGTCCAGTCCTGGGAAGAACTCAAACAGCGTATTCTCAAAGGCGTGGAGGAAATCAATACCAACCCCGTTGTGCATCGTTGGAGAAATTTTGATTTCGAAACAGCAAAGTAG